The genomic interval cagtcccatcacgcaaaccagcctcccatccattgactccgtctacacttcccgctgcctcggggaaaagcagccggcataatcaaggaccccccccccccacgcaccccggacattctctcttccaccttcttccgtcggggaaaaagatacaaaagtctgaggtcacgtaccgaccgactcaagaacagcttcttccctgctgctgccgtcagacttttgaatggaccctacctcgcattaagctgatctttctctacaccccgagctgtgactgtgacactacattctgcaccctctcctttccttctctatgaacggtatgctttgtctgtatagcgcgcaagaaacaatacttttcactgtgtcccaataataaattaattcaaATCCTTTGAGTTATTCCCTCCCACTGTGGCCTCCCTATGGGAATATCTCACATGGATCAGGATGGAACGGACCCTCAGGTGCTGGGCTATGTTCCTGCCGCTGTACAACACAGGGTGTTGATGAATCATCTCCCCTTTCTGGCAACAGATCTGCTGTGCtgccactgatacacacacacaccatcccgacttggaaacataccggctgctccttcactgtggccaaaatcctggaactccctccctaacagcgctgtgggtgtacctacaccacacacacggggactgactgatgtccaatcacaatcctggaactccctaacagcgctctgggtgtacctacatcacacacggggactgactgatgtccaatcgcagtcctggaactccctccctaacagcgccctgggtgtgcctacatcacacacggggactgacgtgtccaatcacagtcctagagctccctccctgacagcactgtgggtgtacctacaccacacacggggactgactgatgtccaatcacgatcctggaactccctaacagcgctgtgggtgtacctacaccacacacacacggggactgactgatgtccaatcacgatcctggaactccctaacagcgctgtgggtgtacctacaccccacacacacggggactgactgatgtccaataacaatcctggagctccctccctgacagcgctgtgggtgtacctacaccacacacacacggggactgctgCAGGTTCGAGAACACGGACGAGccgccaccttctcgaggggcagtgagggatgggGTAACAAAAGCTGGGCCCAGCCCAGCGACCCCCACATCTGTTGAAAGGAGAATAGAAACTACAGATCTGTCTATCCCCGCACTGTGGAACTAAACCAGAACTGTAAAGAAGGCTGAGCAGCTCTGAAAGGATAGGCGGCCTCTGATGAGGACCAGCGCTGGCTTACAAACATAGAGCACTTAGAGAAGGTGAAAAGTTACAACGTCGTACCTCATCTGGATCCAGTACCGATGTTTCATACACTAAGCCCTTCATCCCCCGCATACCACCGTACACCTGAAAGGGGACAATAACAAACCGTCAATAAAAATATCAACCAACaaacaaacaaaattacagcacaggaacccggtaaagacggcagatttccttccctaaagggacaccaGGGAACCAGATAGGGTTTTtccccaacaatcggcaatgggtcatcagtagattcttaattccagatattttttactgaattcaaattcccaccaacagccgtggcgggattcgaacccagatccccagaacattagccgagtttctggattaatagcctggtgataataccactagtccatCGCCTTGGACTAaccgattcccagctcgggtcactgcctgtgttggagtttgcacattctccccgtgtctgcgtgggtttcctccgggtgctccggtttcctcccacagtccaaagatgtgtgggttaggttgattggccaggttaaaaattgccccttagtgtcctgggatgtgtaggttagagggattagcgggtaaaatatgtagggatgtgggggtagggcctgggtgggattgtggtcggtgcagactcgatgggccgaatggcctctttctgtactgtagggtttctatgattctttgacctTCCCTAAtgaattatagaaaatgcttaatcaagggcagcgcagtggttagcactgctgcctcacaacgccagggacccggggtcgaccCCTGgcttagggtcactgtctgtgcggagtcggcacgttctccccgtgtctgcgtgggtttcctccgggtgctccggcttcctccgaaatatgtgttggttcggtggactgaccgtgctaaattctcccttagcgtcccaaagatgtgtaggttagggtggattggccgtgctaaattgccccttagtgtccaaagatgtgtaggttaggtggattggccatgctaaattgccccttagtgtccaaagatgtgcaggttagggtggattggccatggtaaattgccccttagtgtccaaagatgtgcaggttaggtggattggccatgctaaattgccccttagtgtccaaagatgtgcaggttagggtggattggccatggtaaattgtcccttagtgtccaaagatgtgtaggttagggtggattggccgtgctaaattgtcccttagtgtccaaagatgtgtaggttagggtggattggccgtgctaaattgccccttggtgtcagggagattagcagggtaaataagtggggttgcgggaatagggcctgggtgggattgtaatcagtgcagactcgatgggccgaatggtctccttctgcactgtagggactctatgattctattcatagAGCTATCGATATCAATTGATAAAAACCACAATacatattgacactttggacccAGAGGGCGCGCACGGCTCTCTCAGTCAATGCTGTGAGCGATCAAGCACTAACCTCACTTCACTTCTCCTCGCTTTACCTGAGAATGACTTCAGTCATATCGGCAGGAAaaatactcccccccccccccccctccctgcagaCATCTCCAAAGACAGAAAGGCAGATACTCCGTACCATGTCGACATTAATTTGCCCGATAACCGTTTTGCCATGCTGTTGTTTGAAAGTCTTGATTCTGGACTGTTCCTTGGGGATGAGATCAGCAAGAACTTCCTTTAAATTCTGGAAGCACAAAACAAGTACTCAGTAAACGTTCCGTACAATACAGACAGGGCCAGGAGTCTCCACCACCGACTCTCCACAAACTCCCGCAGGGCTGTCCCCGAATCTCCCAGCGCAGGACGCCAAGAGGAtgtccccacccccgtcccctggGTGCAAAATCGAGAACGAGACGGAGGGAGAGGAGCAGAGACTcgacacaaagggtcgtgaatgtagcccagtcccaccacacaaaccagcctcccatccattgactccgtctacacttcccgctgccttggggaaaagcagccggcataatcaaggacccccccccaacacaccccggacattctctcttccaccttcttccgtcgggggaaaaagatacaaaagtctgaggtcacgtaccgaccgactcaagaacagcttcttccctgctgctgccgtcagacttttgaatggaccgacctcgcgttaagttgatctttctccacaccccgagctgtgactgtaacactacattctgcaccctctcctttccttctctatgaacggtatgctttgtctgtatagtgtgcaggaaacaataattctcactgtatactaatacatgtggcaataataaaccaaatcgaaagatggagggagggagggagaggggcagagagggagggagggagggagaggggcagagagggagggagggagaggggcagagagggagggagggagggagaggggcagagagggagggagggagggagaggggcagagaggggagggagggaggggagaggggcagagagggagggagggagggagggagggagggagaggggcagagagggagggaggggagagggacagagagggagggagggagggagggggcagagagggagggagggagggagaggggcagagagggagggagggagggagaggggcagagagggagggagggagggagaggggcagagagggagggagggagggagaggggcagagagggagggagggagaggggcagagagggagggagggagggagaggggcagagagggagggagggaggagaggggcagagagggaggagggagggagggagagggcagagagggagggagggagggagaggggcagagagggagggagggagaggggcagagagggagggagggagggagggagggagaggggcagagagggagggagggggcagagaggggcagagagggagggagaggggcagagagggagggagggagaggggcagagaggagggagggagggagaggggcagagagggagggagggagggagaggggcagagagggagggagggagggagaggggcagagagggagggagggagggagaggggcagagagggagggagggagggagaggggcagagagggagggaggagggagggagggagaggggcagagagggagggagggagggagaggggcagagagggagggagggagggagaggggcagagagggagggagggagggagagagggcagagagggagggagggagggagaggggcagagagggagggagaggggcagagagggagggagaggggcagagagggagggagggagggagaggggcagagagggagggagggagggagaggggcagagagggagggagggagggagaggggcagagagggagggagggagggagaggggcagagagggagggagggagggagaggggcagagagggagggagggagggagaggggcagagagggagggagaggggcagagagggagggagggagggagaggggcagagagggagggagggagggagaggggcagagagggagggagggagggagaggggcagagagggagggagggagggagaggggcagaggggagggagggagggagaggggcagagagggaggggagggagggaggagagggcagagagggagggagggagggagaggggcagagagggagggagggagggagaggggcagagagggagggagggagggagaggggcagagaggagggagggagggagaggggcagagagggagggagggagaggggcagagagggagggagggagaggggcagagagggagggagggagaggggcagagagggagggagggagaggggcagagagggagggagggagggagaggggcagagagggagggagggagaggggcagagagggagggagggagaggggcagagagggagggagggagaggggcagagagggagggagggagaggggcagagagggagggagggagagggcagagaggggagggagaggggcagagagggagggagggagggagaggggcagagagggagggagggagaggggcagagagggagggagggagaggggcagagagggagggagggagaggggcagagagggagggagggagaggggcagagagggagggagggagaggggcagagagggagggagggagaggggcagagagggaggggagggagaggggcagagagggagggagggaggaggaggggcagagagggagggagggagaggggcagagagggagggagggagaggggcagagagggagggagggagaggggcagagagggagggagggagaggggcagagagggagggagggagaggggcagagagggagggagggagaggggcagagaggagggagggagaggggcagagagggagggagggagaggggcagagagggagggagggagaggggcagagagggagggagggagaggggcagagagggagggagggagaggggcagagagggagggagggagaggggcagagggagggagggagaggggcagagagggagggagggagaggggcagagagggagggagggagaggggcagagagggagggagggagaggggcagagagggagggagggagaggggcagagagggagggagggagaggggcagagagggagggagggagaggggcagagagggagggagggagaggggcagagagggagggagggagaggggcagagagggagggagggagaggggcagagagggagggagggagaggggcagagagggagggagggagaggggcagagagggagggagggagaggggcagagagggagggagggagaggggcagagagggagggagggagaggggcagagagggagggagggagaggggcagagagggagggagggagaggggcagagagggagggaggggagaggggcagagagggagggagggagaggggcagagagggagggagggagaggggcagagagggagggagggagaggggcagagagggagggagggagaggggcagagagggagggagggagaggggcagagagggagggagggagaggggcagagagggagggagggagaggggcagagagggagggagggagaggggcagagagggagggagggagaggggcagagagggagggagggagaggggcagggagggagggagggagaggggcagggagggagggagggagaggggcagagagggagggagggagggagaggggcagagagggagggagggagaggggcagagagggagggagggagaggggcagagagggagggagggagggagaggggcagagagggagggagggagaggggcagagagggagggagggagaggggcagagagggagggagggagaggggcagagagggagggagggagaggggcagagagggagggagggagaggggcagagagggagggagggagaggggcagagagggagggagggagaggggcagagagggagggagggagaggggcagagagggagggagggagaggggcagagagggagggagggagaggggcagagagggagggagggagaggggcagagagggagggagggagaggggcagagagggagggagggagaggggcagagagggagggagggagaggggcagagagggagggagggagaggggcagagagggagggagggagaggggcagagagggagggagggagaggggcagagagggagggagggagaggggcagagagggagggagggagaggggcagagagggagggagggagaggggcagagagggagggagggagaggggcagagagggagggagggagaggggcagagagggagggag from Mustelus asterias unplaced genomic scaffold, sMusAst1.hap1.1 HAP1_SCAFFOLD_3796, whole genome shotgun sequence carries:
- the cs gene encoding citrate synthase, mitochondrial; amino-acid sequence: LVLCFQNLKEVLADLIPKEQSRIKTFKQQHGKTVIGQINVDMVYGGMRGMKGLVYETSVLDPDEGIRFRGYSIPECQKLLPKAPGGEEPLPEGLFWLLVTGEIPTQDQ